The sequence aaaaatatttagtaaatcaagataattaggccaagtataaaaatggttaagcgaccgtgttagaaccacagaattcgggaatgcctaacaccttctcccggagtaacagaatttcttactcggatttctggttcgcagaatgacaaacagagtcatattttcctcgattcgggattaaaaccggtgacttgggacgccataaaattcccaagtggcgactctgaaataaataaacaaatcccgtttcgactgtcctttaattggaaaaaactccttcaccccttgcggggcggaaaaaggaggtgtgacacttccctctaaactggtgtttcattcctctgaaaactgttggggatcacaccggtgttttattcaaaaatatgttattttccttcttcaaagactacttcctttaaagctggcgCTTTCTttccactggaactacttccctcaacatcaaaaaggaaaaatttgttgagaattgagttttgatgattaatAGTTGTGTGCTAAGAATCAGGTTCTCAAAGTAGCTGGTGAAGGTCCTTATAAGGTTTTATACAAAGTTACTGCAGTTCCATATTGCTGGGAAGGACttttgatgttataatggttgTTTCCTAATGATATTTGACAGGATATCTGGTAGATATGACTCACAAGATTTTTGGAGTCCTCAGGACTTCAGGATTTGCAAGCAAACGAGAGTTTAACTATGTGTAGGACTCCCAAAGATTTCGAAGCATTGAGAAGTTAAATACTTTGCCTATGGACTGTCGAAGTTTATCCTTTTGCACATCAACTAAAGAACATAGAACAACATTTTCAGTTCAACACTCAATTCTCTCATCAAGTGTGTTCTGAAAGTCATTTTCTTGAGTCTGTTTAGTTTGTGTGTATTAGGAGATTGAGTTGTAATCAAAATATTAGTTGGAGTATTGTCTGAGGGtgcaagttagagtaacttgtaaaTTCATAAAACAAGTAGAAGTATGAGAAGTGCGAGGGCATTAGGTTACATGTGTTGTAATCAGTACATTTGGCTATGCTGTTCTAGTGAAATTAGAGTTAAAATCCTATGTGGTAGGTCGTGGTTTATGCACCTTTGAGCCAGGTGATTTTCTACGTAAAAATTAATGTTTTTACTttactgtttattttatttatgcgTAAGGAGTAAGACAAAGAACCAAATTTTTCAATAATTGAGAAAGACACTCAAATTAAGAACTTGCATATTGTAAGTAGGGAtgtgcatttggatcggatattcGAAATTCGAACCGATCCGCTCAATTTCAAATTTCGaaatttaaatttttgatattttgatcggattttagattatgtttattaaaatttgaTATATCCGGATCAGATACGGATTGGTATAATTTTAACCCGACCCGGTCCGAAATGCGAAATTATTAGGGCATGTATTAACACTAAACTTTAATTTTGGATAGCTAGTACTTCCTTtacatcttcctccaagttattacctttacaattgctggATTAAACTACATTGACACCATAGTACCCTCATAATTGCAGAAACGTGAATTTTTCTTGTTGTATTGCCTCTTCTAGAAAGAAAATATAAGTATGAGTTTTTCAACTTAGAGGCATAACAACTCAAACCTCCGGAGAAATATTTTCTTAGAGATGCAATGCTGATAAAAGGGATGAAAAAGCAAAGGGATATTTGTATTAGCATAGAACACAGAAGAAGCAGTAAGGCAGATGCATTAGCCGATTAGATTATCAATAGCCTTAATAATATGTATAATTCGAtccgaaaattcaaaatatgtatccaatccaaactttaaaattcgATCAGATCCGATATTATTTCGGATCGGATTCGAATTGCATTTTGTAGAATccgaaattcaaaattttaatctgaaatgtgctaaatccgatccgattTGATCCAAGCACAACCCTAATTGTAAGTATCTGAAACTGATTATTTCATTGATTTGCTTCAAAAAACAAAGTATTAGCagaaaatgatatttttatataGAAGTAATGTAAAGCTTTTAAAAGCCaccgttccttttttttttcttttttctttttaaatgctTTTATTAATTTCGCTGCCACTCAATTTCAGTTCTAGTCCCAGATTTCTCTCACATGGCCCTATTTTCATAATGCATGAAATAAGTGTTATTATATGTAACACAATCACTATGTTATTATTAAGTTTAGGTAGGTACCATGCCTCCTCAGTAATGTTCCTTGCAATTGATTCCTCCGGCTAAATCTAGATCTCTCTTATGTTTCATGCACGTGGAAAAAAAAGAAGTTTGGTTTTTTTTGGTTCttattgctatttaaatgtggtAGGTGAGAAGACtggattaaataaataacaaaCCGTATTCAACTTTTCCGTCCtgtattatatttattattacagtaaatagcaacaaaatattaaaagaaaatgagaatgaggatcttttcaaaattaaatttctttaaaataaaCAGAATGTTGTTCCCTACAGGCTACAGCTACACGTAAGAAAAGTACAACAAGTCTTTTCTTTTGTCCTTATCGATATCTGAACGCAATAGGTGGGAATATTGGATCGAAAAATTAAACCCACTATTGCCtgaaagataaaaaatataaaaattctctAATAATTAGTTCTTTAATACAACACATGACAAAATGTAATTCTTTATATTATGGCAAGATTCGATTCCTTATACTAGCACCACTTTGGCAGCAAGAAAtcaatatttaatattaaaacaaaatatgacacagcattatttttctatattatggCAATATATAATTCTTAAAAATTAGTTCTTTAATACAACAATATATGACAAAATGTAATTCTTTATATAATGACAAGATTCGATTTTTAGCACCACTTTGGCAGCAAGAGATAcatatttaatattaaaaaaatatgaaaaacaattatattttatattatggCAATATATAATTCTTTATATTAGCACCACTTTCCAGcaagataaaatatttaaaatcaatTTCTACTTTGAACCACTATCCCCTGCTCTAAAATAATTTGTTTATTTCAGGGGATTGGAAAATGACTTTAAGTTATATATTGTTAGTGTAAAACGAATTTGATCACCTAAAGAATATTTACAAGTAAGCCTCTATAAAAAGTAATTAAGGTTTGTAATCTTAAAAGAGAGCATATTACATGTTGTAATTGGTAAATGTGACCTGATAGTGTACAAAATAATTTAAGCTAACCGTGaactaattaaatttatatatatatatatatatatatatatatatatatatatatatatatatatatatatatatatatatatacacacacacacacacacacacacacacacacccatcGGAAGGATTCAACCCTCCCTTATATGCGGCTCgctatataatattttttttaattattttcttacatGCTCATCTAGTAGGTAATGACACAGCTAGACGCATGGATCAACATTCTAAGACAGATCATCACAAATTTATTAATGGTATGATATCGTAATTCCATGTGTTAGGTTAATTGTGCAAAATTCCCTAGCTTGAATTTGCCTATAAGTACCAGCGTTAATATCAGATTCTCCACAGCATTTCATACAAAAATCCGATTTAATTCCTAGTTTCTAGCCCCTCCACCTTAACCCGAAGCTACTTTTTTTCTTCCCCTAGGAGTAAAATGGTTGTATCAGAGAAAAGCAAGATCTTAATAATTGGAGGCACAGGCTACATAGGAAAATACTTGGTGGAGACAAGTGCAAAATCTGGGCATCCAACTTTCGCTCTTATCAGAGAAAGCACACTCAAAAACCCCGAGAAATCAAAACTCATCGACACATTCAAGAGTTATGGGGTTACGCTACTTTTTGTATGTACTCGCAAATTACTCTTTTTCCACACCATCTTTTTTGTATAAATTTAAATTACATACATCGACAATAGAAGAAATATATTTTAACTTGTTATACTAATAAGTAACTTGTCTTATGTTCCAGATCACTGATACTACTATTTATGATGGACGGTTACCTGTGATTATCTTTTTATGTAAGATATTACAATTTTTGATATGATGTTAATATTTTTATTCTGATATTAGGGAGATATATCCAATCAAGAGAGCTTACTCAAGGCAATCAAGCAAGTTGATGTGGTGATTTCCACTGTCGGAGGACAGCAATTTACTGATCAAGTGAACATCATCAAAGCAATTAAAGAAGCTGGAAATATCAAGGCAAGGAAATTATAACTTCTTGATATAAATATATTAATTGTAAAATTACCACACAAACGAGATAAATTTAGGACAGGTTCTATGCATCAAATGAACATGTTACTTTTGGTTCAAACTATCTttacatatataaaaaataattaaaatgtgcATATATATTCTAAACCAACTTTCTACATATGAAGTTTGTTTTAATAGCAAAAATATTTGTGAGTTGCAGAGATTTCTTCCTTCAGAATTTGGATTTGATGTGGATCATGCTCGTGCAATTGAACCAGCTGCATCACTCTTCGCTCTAAAGGTAAGAATCAGGAGGATGATAGAGGCAGAAGGAATTCCATACACATATGTAATCTGCAATTGGTTTGCAGATTTCTTCTTGCCCAACTTGGGGCAGTTAGAGGCCAAAACCCCTCCTAGAGACAAAGTTGTCATTTTTGGCGATGGAAATCCCAAAGGTAATGACTTAATCAAAAGCCCTCTATGTTTTCATCACATCAAATAGATAAAAAACTGAAGACTCTAATAGTGAGGCTGACGAGTTCATTCATTCTATTTCAGCAATATATGTGAAGGAAGAAGACATAGCGACATACACTATCGAAGCAGTAGATGATCCACGGACATTGAATAAGACTCTTCACATGAGACCACCTGCCAATATTCTATCCTTCAACGAGATAGTGTCCTTGTGGGAGGACAAAATTGGGAAGACCCTCGAGAAGTTATATCTATCAGAGGAAGATATTCTCCAGATTGTACAAGGTAACATATATAACAACCACCtcttaatatataatatattttttaaatatggtACAAACTAAAGGCTTCATCTGCCACTATTTCTACATTCTATATCTCTTTAATACTTGTGCTGATAATATCCATCTTTCACAGAGGGACCTCTGCCATTAAGGACTAATTTGGCCATATGCCATTCAGTTTTTGTTAATGGAGATTCTGCAAACTTTGAGGTTCAGCCTCCTACAGGTGTCGAAGCCACTGAGCTATATCCAAAAGTGAAATACACAACCGTCGACGAGTTCTACAACAAATTTGTCTAGTTTGTCGATATCAATCTGCGGTGACTCTATCAAACTTGTTGTTTCTATGAATCTATTGAGTGTAATTGCAATAATTTTCGCTTCAGTGCTTTTGCAACTGAAATGTACTAGCTAGTTGAACGCTAGCTAAATTCTTTactgttgttttctatttttcgtcTTATTCCACATATTGTACGCTTATGTGTGTGTTTAAAACGGACTACTATGTATTCATTTAATGAATTTTGCACTATGTTGATCGGCACTTCATCTTTAATTAGAGTAAAGTTCAGTTTAACCCTTTAACTTTTGATGCTTATGAAACAGTATTTTCACCGGATTTTCATCGAGCTTAGCTGTGTCAATGGCTCTTTAAAAACCGATAGAATTGACCGAGCATGTCTCGATCCAAATCTAGTATCTAGACTGCAATAGGGCATCCAACAAGCCATTACCCCTGTTAGGTGAAACTAGTAAGCTGAACATACTGATAGTATGAAATGAACAAGATGTGGTAAAAATAAAGATGTCTCATGCTAATAAATGCGGAAATACAACAGTCTAGGTATAAAATGCAAAAGAGACTATGTCACGTAGCAAACTTTAAAGTACTGGTACGTCTGTCTGCGCATAGCCTGAATACGTAATTATACTGAATAGAAAGATAGAAACTGAAATAACCTCCAGGACTGGTGGTGGCTCACTTAAGCTGGATAAAACTGGAACAAGCTGGAATTGCTGCTCAATTGTTGGATCGCCCTCGATAGAAGCAAGCTGGCTAACCTCACAAACTCCGTCCATACCTCAAATGACCAATGAGCCTCAGACTCAGTTAGGGCCGCACTAAAAAGCTTTTCCTCTGTCTAGAATGAAATTCTCTCTTTGTGACGACTGAAATGATGAGGAAATTGAAAAGTGGGGGAGGAAGGCAACAGAGTCAAAAGTGCAGACAACCTCCATCTATAGTGAGAATGGAGTGCCTAATTCGGCGGATGCGAAAAAAAACTCGTAAAATCAatgtcttacaaagaattgtGCTGCTAGATTTGCATAAATGTTCAACATCAGAAGTTATGCAGAAAACACCAGAGAAGAGATTGCAAGGTGATGTAAAGGACTACAATTCGTCAGGAAAGCAATCATGGGCTGATTTGGTAGAAAATGAGGAGGAATATGTTGAGGTGCAGACAAAGTCGGAAACCCTTGAATCCGATTTGAGGTTGTGGAGCAAAATTGTGTCTAACAGCCCAGTATCGGAGGGATTTGATCTGAAATCACAGGAACCAAAACAACAGAATGTCAAAATTAAAATGGAAGATATTAAGGACGAGGTGGAATATTGAAAAATGATGTCATATGTTATGTATTGGGGTCTAACCCCCAACAGCTGTGATGAATGACTACTTCCACAGAATTTGGGGAAAAATGGGGATTGACAAAGTTGCGCAAGTAAACAGAGGGGTTTTCCCGGTGAGATTCACTCAAATTGAGAGTATAGTGAGCATTAGACCAACCTTACCCAACGTGTATCATGTTATAGAATGAATATGGCAAAATCATTGAGCAAAAGGTGCATTATGAATGAAAACCTACACTATGCCATGGTTGCAATAATTGTGGACATGAACCGAAGGAATGCAGAAAACAAATGCAAGCAGAGAAACAGAAAGCAGACCAACCAAGGGaggaaacaaaataaaacaaggcAGTGAATGAAACTGGAGGGAAAGTGCAGATGGAGGGACTGAATAGTTGATACTAATCAGACTGCATGGTCTGTACAAAA is a genomic window of Nicotiana tabacum cultivar K326 chromosome 16, ASM71507v2, whole genome shotgun sequence containing:
- the LOC107784748 gene encoding isoflavone reductase homolog A622 — its product is MVVSEKSKILIIGGTGYIGKYLVETSAKSGHPTFALIRESTLKNPEKSKLIDTFKSYGVTLLFGDISNQESLLKAIKQVDVVISTVGGQQFTDQVNIIKAIKEAGNIKRFLPSEFGFDVDHARAIEPAASLFALKVRIRRMIEAEGIPYTYVICNWFADFFLPNLGQLEAKTPPRDKVVIFGDGNPKAIYVKEEDIATYTIEAVDDPRTLNKTLHMRPPANILSFNEIVSLWEDKIGKTLEKLYLSEEDILQIVQEGPLPLRTNLAICHSVFVNGDSANFEVQPPTGVEATELYPKVKYTTVDEFYNKFV